A stretch of the Vigna radiata var. radiata cultivar VC1973A chromosome 7, Vradiata_ver6, whole genome shotgun sequence genome encodes the following:
- the LOC106768136 gene encoding probable serine/threonine-protein kinase PBL3 codes for MGNCLASSAKVEAAHSSRTPSRVSKTSPSSVPSNLSIQSYCEASDVSSLPTPRSEGEILSSPNLKAFAFNELKNATRNFRPDSLLGEGGFGCVYKGWIDEHTFTASKPGSGMVVAVKKLKPEGLQGHKEWLTEVDYLGQLHHQNLVKLIGYCVEGENRLLVYEFMSKGSLENHLFRRGPQPLSWSVRMKVAIGAARGLSFLHNAQSQVIYRDFKASNILLDADFNPKLSDFGLAKAGPTGDRTHVSTQVMGTQGYAAPEYVATGRLTAKSDVYSFGVVLLELLSGRRAVDRTKAGVEQNLVEWTKPYLGDKRKLFRIMDTKLGGQYPQKGAYMAATLALQCLNREAKARPPMTEVLETLEQIAASKTAGRNNQSEQKRVHIPARKCKVQMGGAL; via the exons ATGGGTAACTGTCTAGCTTCTTCGGCTAAAGTAGAAGCAGCTCACAGTTCCAGAACCCCTTCTc GAGTTTCGAAGACCAGTCCTTCATCTGTTCCTTCCAACTTATCTATTCAGTCATACTGCGAAGCAAGTGATGTCTCAAGTCTCCCCACACCAAGGTCCGAGGGTGAAATCTTGTCTTCCCCAAATCTTAAGGCCTTTGCCTTTAATGAGCTAAAGAATGCCACCAGAAACTTTCGCCCCGACAGTCTTCTTGGGGAAGGAGGATTTGGTTGTGTTTACAAGGGCTGGATTGATGAACACACATTTACAGCTTCAAAACCTGGATCAGGAATGGTAGTTGCTGTTAAGAAACTCAAGCCTGAAGGGTTACAAGGTCATAAGGAGTGGTTG ACTGAAGTGGACTACCTTGGGCAACTTCACCATCAGAATCTTGTTAAATTGATTGGATACTGCGTGGAGGGAGAGAACCGGCTGTTGGTCTATGAGTTTATGTCCAAAGGGAGCTTAGAGAATCATCTATTTAGAA GGGGACCACAACCTCTATCTTGGTCAGTGAGAATGAAAGTGGCCATTGGTGCTGCCAGAGGActctcttttcttcataatGCCCAGTCTCAAGTCATATACCGTGATTTTAAAGCATCTAATATCCTACTTGACGCT GATTTCAATCCTAAACTCTCTGATTTTGGTTTAGCAAAGGCTGGCCCTACGGGTGATAGAACTCATGTATCTACTCAAGTTATGGGAACTCAAGGATATGCAGCACCTGAATATGTTGCAACAG GTCGGCTGACGGCTAAAAGTGATGTATACAGCTTTGGTGTTGTGTTGCTTGAGTTATTGTCTGGTAGACGTGCAGTTGACAGAACAAAAGCTGGTGTGGAACAGAATCTAGTAGAGTGGACAAAACCATATTTGGGTGACAAAAGAAAACTCTTTCGGATTATGGACACCAAGTTGGGAGGCCAATACCCACAAAAAGGAGCTTACATGGCTGCCACTCTTGCGCTACAATGCCTAAATCGCGAAGCCAAGGCAAGACCTCCAATGACAGAGGTTTTAGAAACTCTTGAGCAGATTGCAGCCTCAAAAACTGCAGGGAGAAACAACCAATCGGAACAGAAGAGAGTCCATATTCCTGCAAGAAAGTGTAAAGTGCAAATGGGTGGTGCCCTTTGA
- the LOC106768135 gene encoding actin-related protein 6, with translation MSTSTNVVVLDNGGGLIKAGLGGERDPSAVVPNCLYRPPASKKWLHLTSGDEDLTSAAVRRPMDRGYLINPELQREIWSHLFNSVLRITPSQSSLLLTEPLFTLPSIQRSVDELVFEEFNFRALYVAHPPALVHLREATRRPSGLLSRAQCSLVVDAGFSFTHASPVFHNFPLNYAVRRIDLGGKALTNYLKELVSFRSVNVMEETFIIDDVKEKLCFVSLDVDRDLSIARKSGKENLFRCTYVLPDGVTHTKGFVKYPDQARRYLALRESSLPSSLPVEADGVMNSSEIAEQPEDRKRVDLSKNEFDLTNERFLVPEMIFRPADLGMNQAGLAECIVRAVNACHPHLHPVLYESIILTGGSTLFPQFAERLERELRPLVPDDYNVEITTQEDPILGVWRGGSLLASSPDFEAMCVTKSEYEELGSARCRKRFFH, from the exons ATGTCCACATCCACCAACGTCGTCGTTCTAGACAACGGCGGTGGGTTAATCAAGGCGGGCCTGGGCGGCGAACGCGACCCCTCCGCTGTGGTCCCGAACTGTCTCTACCGTCCCCCGGCCTCTAAGAAATGGCTCCACCTGACCTCCGGCGACGAGGACCTGACGTCCGCCGCTGTGCGCCGCCCCATGGACAGAGGATACCTGATAAACCCGGAGCTACAGCGCGAAATCTGGTCGCACCTTTTCAACTCCGTCCTCCGTATAACGCCCTCGCAGTCCTCGCTCCTCCTCACGGAACCCCTCTTCACGCTCCCCTCCATCCAACGCTCCGTCGACGAGCTTGTCTTCGAGGAGTTCAACTTCCGGGCCCTCTACGTGGCCCATCCTCCCGCCCTAGTCCACCTCCGCGAGGCCACCCGCCGGCCCAGTGGGCTTCTCTCCCGGGCCCAGTGCAGTCTCGTCGTGGATGCAGGGTTCTCCTTCACCCACGCTTCCCCCGTCTTCCACAACTTCCCACTCAATTATGCCGTGAGGAGGATTGACTTGGGCGGCAAGGCCCTCACCAACTACCTCAAGGAACTCGTCTCCTTCCGCTCCGTCAACGTCATGGAAGAGACCTTCATCATCGACGACGTCAAGGAGAAGCTCTGCTTCGTCTCCCTCGACGTCGATCGCGATCTCTCCATCGCCAG GAAGAGTGGGAAAGAGAATCTGTTCAGGTGCACCTACGTGCTTCCGGATGGTGTCACACACACAAAGGGGTTTGTTAAGTACCCAGACCAGGCACGGCGGTATCTTGCATTGAGGGAGAGCAGCCTTCCTTCTTCGCTGCCAGTGGAAGCAGACGGGGTTATGAATTCCTCGGAAATTGCCGAGCAGCCAGAGGAcagaaaaagagttgatttgtcaaaaaat GAGTTTGACTTGACCAATGAGCGGTTTCTTGTGCCAGAGATGATCTTCCGTCCTGCTGATTTGG GAATGAACCAAGCTGGGCTAGCAGAATGCATTGTGCGGGCTGTTAATGCGTGCCACCCGCATCTCCATCCTGTACTCTACGAAAG CATCATATTAACTGGTGGAAGCACCTTATTTCCTCAGTTTGCTGAGAGATT AGAGAGGGAACTTCGACCTCTAGTTCCTGATGACTATAATGTGGAGATAACAACTCAAGAAGA TCCCATACTAGGAGTTTGGCGTGGAGGGTCACTGTTGGCATCAAGTCCAGATTTTGAAGCAATGTGTGTGACGAAGTCTGAGTATGAGGAACTTGGTTCTGCTAGATGTCGCAAAAGATTCTTTCATTAA